In the Leptospiraceae bacterium genome, one interval contains:
- a CDS encoding divalent-cation tolerance protein CutA, with product MKPCIAYITTKNKQEAKKLGKLLVEKNIVACINIFNNINSIYSWEGKIMDEKETVIIAKTRESNTEKLVRFVKENHSYTCPCVIIVPIVNGNPEYLDWIIQETHLH from the coding sequence ATGAAACCTTGTATTGCATATATTACAACTAAGAATAAGCAAGAAGCAAAAAAACTCGGTAAATTACTTGTAGAAAAAAATATCGTGGCTTGTATCAATATTTTTAATAATATAAATTCTATATATTCATGGGAAGGAAAAATAATGGATGAGAAGGAAACTGTAATCATCGCAAAAACTCGTGAATCCAATACAGAAAAATTAGTGCGATTTGTAAAAGAAAATCATTCATACACCTGCCCCTGTGTTATCATAGTTCCTATTGTAAATGGAAATCCAGAATATTTAGACTGGATTATACAAGAGACTCATCTACACTAA
- a CDS encoding uracil-DNA glycosylase: protein MIGPPIIGSVQNTKIISIGQAPGIHEKRFMKPFSYTAGKTLFRWLQSIGIEEEDFRNKVNMSAMCRCFPGKEKNGDRKPSRIEIQNCSQYLEFEFKHHKPELVIPIGKLAIDLTMEKNLNYKLKNVVGKKFERTIFGISSDWIPLPHPSGLNVWNHTKEGKELIEKALDLIKNHKSIQEIFFPKHVE from the coding sequence ATGATTGGCCCTCCAATTATAGGCTCAGTTCAAAATACCAAAATTATCAGCATTGGACAAGCACCCGGAATCCACGAAAAACGTTTTATGAAACCATTCTCTTATACCGCAGGAAAAACTTTGTTTCGATGGCTGCAAAGTATAGGTATTGAAGAAGAAGATTTCAGGAATAAAGTAAATATGTCTGCCATGTGTAGATGTTTTCCCGGAAAAGAAAAAAATGGGGACAGAAAACCGTCTCGTATCGAAATTCAAAACTGCTCACAATATTTAGAATTTGAATTCAAACACCACAAGCCTGAATTAGTTATTCCTATCGGAAAATTAGCAATAGATTTAACAATGGAAAAAAATTTAAACTATAAATTAAAAAATGTTGTAGGGAAAAAATTTGAAAGAACAATATTTGGAATTTCCTCCGATTGGATTCCACTTCCTCACCCATCCGGTTTAAATGTTTGGAATCACACTAAAGAAGGAAAAGAATTAATAGAGAAAGCCTTAGACTTAATCAAAAATCATAAAAGTATTCAAGAGATATTTTTTCCCAAGCACGTTGAATGA
- a CDS encoding alpha/beta fold hydrolase, which yields MLAIFKKRRNPFYIFTTVIIIILAALTSSVFALLLSIILVIVTLFHPFFLDLFVKIYGIHDIADRVFYARTNDGWNIALHYHKAVHPKEDHAPVIVVHGIATNKFVVDLDKHHSLPYYLKLQGYDVYSVSLRGCGRSYHESPSRYEDFSFDDIVKYDVPAIIEKVKSLSHSPKVNWVGHSMGAIIMYAYMGVSSKEEKESIASFVSLGGPGTLNHLGHTLISLLSRFPNARKMLDLKFGAAIITPMAGEIYTPIDEVLYNPEVTGKATIKKIMKNAVENISAGLTDQFMHWIEQKKMTSMDSRFDYMELQKEISVPVLFIAGKNDGLATPESLKFVYENCSSKIKEFLVISKANGYTGDYGHACLVMGEKASEDVFPIVEKFIYNHGTRKKKSIFKRFKDRVFNWKESA from the coding sequence GTGCTGGCAATATTTAAAAAGAGAAGAAATCCATTTTATATTTTTACAACTGTAATAATTATAATTTTAGCAGCACTTACTTCCAGTGTTTTTGCTCTACTATTAAGCATTATATTAGTTATAGTTACCCTGTTCCACCCTTTTTTTTTAGACTTATTTGTTAAAATTTACGGAATCCACGATATTGCAGATCGAGTTTTTTATGCAAGAACGAATGATGGTTGGAATATTGCACTCCATTACCATAAAGCTGTTCACCCCAAGGAAGACCACGCTCCAGTAATTGTTGTGCATGGTATAGCTACAAATAAGTTTGTAGTTGACTTAGACAAACACCATTCATTGCCATACTACTTGAAATTGCAAGGATACGATGTATATTCTGTTTCACTGAGAGGTTGTGGTCGTTCCTACCATGAGTCCCCTTCAAGATATGAAGATTTTAGCTTTGATGATATTGTAAAATACGATGTACCTGCCATTATCGAAAAAGTAAAATCCCTATCACATTCACCAAAAGTAAACTGGGTGGGTCATTCTATGGGGGCAATTATAATGTATGCGTACATGGGGGTTTCTTCAAAAGAAGAAAAAGAAAGTATAGCTTCCTTTGTAAGTTTGGGTGGGCCGGGGACTTTGAACCATCTTGGTCATACTCTGATTAGTTTACTCTCTAGGTTTCCAAACGCCAGAAAAATGTTGGATTTAAAATTTGGTGCAGCTATTATAACTCCAATGGCAGGAGAAATTTATACTCCAATTGATGAAGTTCTTTACAATCCCGAAGTTACCGGGAAGGCTACGATTAAAAAAATTATGAAAAACGCAGTCGAAAATATTTCGGCAGGTCTAACCGATCAATTTATGCACTGGATAGAACAAAAAAAAATGACTTCTATGGACTCCAGATTCGATTATATGGAGCTTCAAAAAGAAATTAGTGTCCCTGTACTTTTTATAGCAGGAAAAAATGACGGACTTGCTACCCCTGAATCATTAAAATTTGTGTATGAGAATTGCTCTTCTAAAATCAAGGAGTTTCTCGTCATCTCAAAAGCAAATGGTTACACAGGTGATTATGGACACGCTTGTCTTGTGATGGGAGAGAAAGCTTCTGAAGATGTATTTCCTATAGTAGAAAAGTTTATCTATAATCATGGAACTCGTAAAAAGAAGTCAATTTTTAAGCGATTCAAAGATAGGGTTTTTAACTGGAAAGAATCCGCATAG
- a CDS encoding DUF3805 domain-containing protein — protein MSLKLEYQYYKSPYGWYSLVYPEFWETEVIEGIPAFFDPEGTGALLVSAFQNLEGEYHLQTELARFLSQHNVEYEEDSIAKFTNNEGCNILACEFISDNRFWMVYMLSKKDKLIVCSYNSDESPDNELSTILTTIISSIKVIEHE, from the coding sequence TTGAGTCTGAAATTAGAATACCAATATTATAAATCTCCCTACGGGTGGTACTCCCTTGTTTATCCAGAATTCTGGGAAACAGAAGTTATTGAAGGAATTCCTGCTTTTTTTGATCCGGAAGGGACTGGTGCTTTGCTTGTTTCTGCTTTTCAGAATTTAGAAGGAGAGTATCATCTTCAGACAGAGCTGGCTCGATTTTTATCACAACACAATGTTGAGTATGAGGAAGATAGTATCGCTAAATTTACAAACAACGAAGGGTGCAACATTCTTGCATGTGAATTTATTTCAGACAATAGATTTTGGATGGTTTATATGCTCTCTAAAAAAGATAAATTGATTGTGTGTTCTTATAACAGCGATGAATCTCCTGACAATGAGTTGAGTACTATACTCACTACAATTATCAGTTCCATTAAGGTGATTGAGCATGAATAA
- a CDS encoding patatin-like phospholipase family protein, translating to MILKFFKKKKALCLNSAFFGFYAHTGFIAGLEELKFKPDAITGCSAGALVAALYAAEIPSNEIIQVMLKIQKNDFWEGNPFSQFIKPIRQGLKNYSGILSGKKVRNLLYPYFKRKRIENLSIPLGIAVSNISKGTRELRTKGDILETVMCSVAFPLLFEIQNMEGEDFLDGGVSDHEPIRELILDKKIDRIFIHEINTNSKGKTGKLKNALGAGISIIEKETKELKEILAEKTNTKLIRLTTNALPVGPNSMNLGIENIKKGYSTAIQNSKILLEKW from the coding sequence TTGATTTTAAAATTTTTTAAAAAGAAAAAGGCGCTCTGCTTAAATTCAGCATTTTTCGGATTCTATGCCCATACCGGATTTATCGCCGGTCTGGAAGAATTAAAATTTAAACCGGATGCAATTACCGGGTGCTCTGCCGGTGCTTTGGTAGCTGCTCTGTATGCGGCTGAAATTCCTTCAAATGAAATTATTCAAGTTATGCTAAAAATTCAAAAAAATGATTTTTGGGAAGGTAATCCTTTTTCCCAATTCATAAAACCGATTCGGCAGGGGCTTAAAAACTATTCTGGAATTTTGAGCGGTAAAAAAGTTCGAAATCTGCTGTATCCGTATTTTAAAAGGAAGAGGATCGAAAATCTCTCCATTCCTTTGGGGATTGCTGTATCTAATATTTCAAAAGGGACAAGGGAGTTAAGGACAAAAGGAGATATTTTAGAAACTGTGATGTGCTCAGTTGCATTTCCTCTACTTTTTGAAATACAAAATATGGAAGGAGAGGATTTTTTAGACGGTGGGGTGAGCGACCACGAACCTATTCGGGAGCTTATTTTGGATAAGAAAATTGATCGAATTTTTATTCACGAAATTAATACAAATAGCAAAGGAAAAACCGGAAAATTAAAAAATGCCCTTGGTGCCGGAATTTCTATTATAGAAAAAGAAACCAAGGAATTAAAAGAAATTCTAGCGGAAAAGACAAACACTAAATTGATTCGCTTGACAACTAACGCCTTGCCGGTTGGTCCGAATAGCATGAATTTAGGGATTGAAAATATTAAAAAAGGCTACTCTACAGCTATTCAAAATAGCAAAATTTTGTTAGAAAAGTGGTAA
- a CDS encoding VWA domain-containing protein yields MFLDFFYSLRSRKIPVTTGELLDLLHVISKITKDNQTVNVNSFYYIARNCLIKNTKHFDDYDIVFSQILFPELSQDIQFKEKLEKWLKEAIENNLSDERKKNALKILPDDLISELEKRLKEQKERHDGGNHWIGTGGTSPFGHGGFNDSGIRIGGESKNRSAISVAGERRYRDYRTDETLGVRQIKSALKKLRALKREGKPKLSIDHTIRKTCDNAGDIEAVLRKSRKNNMKLLLLMDVGGSMSPYAARVNKIFSAAHQMNHFKEFHYYYFHNIIYDYVYKDATMRNRVSADSLLKKFRSNTRVIFVGDAYMAPYELFHKSQYFQDYFEFGKKGNQKTNMSGLERLIQLKKYFEKSIWLNPENTNYWNAPTVSAIHNEVPMFFLSLDGIEKGIKKLL; encoded by the coding sequence TTGTTTTTAGATTTTTTTTATTCGCTTAGATCAAGGAAAATCCCTGTAACAACAGGTGAGCTATTAGACTTGCTTCATGTTATTTCTAAAATTACAAAAGACAATCAAACAGTGAATGTAAATAGTTTTTACTATATTGCTCGCAATTGCTTAATTAAAAATACAAAGCACTTCGACGATTACGATATAGTATTTTCACAAATTTTATTTCCTGAACTTTCACAAGACATTCAATTTAAAGAAAAGTTAGAAAAATGGTTAAAAGAGGCTATCGAAAATAATTTAAGTGATGAGAGAAAAAAGAATGCTTTAAAAATTTTACCGGATGATTTAATCTCTGAATTAGAAAAGAGATTAAAAGAGCAAAAGGAAAGGCACGATGGTGGAAATCATTGGATTGGAACAGGAGGGACTTCCCCTTTTGGTCATGGGGGTTTCAATGATAGTGGCATTCGTATTGGAGGTGAATCAAAAAATAGAAGCGCAATATCTGTAGCTGGCGAAAGAAGATATAGAGATTACAGAACTGATGAAACTCTCGGTGTAAGACAAATCAAATCAGCACTAAAAAAACTTCGTGCACTAAAAAGAGAGGGAAAGCCCAAACTTTCCATTGACCACACAATTCGAAAAACCTGTGACAATGCAGGTGATATAGAAGCAGTACTAAGAAAATCTAGAAAGAACAATATGAAGCTACTTTTACTTATGGATGTAGGCGGCAGTATGTCGCCTTACGCTGCAAGAGTAAATAAAATATTTAGTGCAGCCCACCAGATGAATCATTTCAAAGAATTTCACTATTACTATTTTCACAATATAATTTACGACTATGTTTATAAAGATGCAACAATGAGAAACAGGGTTTCAGCAGACTCTTTGCTAAAAAAGTTTCGTTCCAACACAAGAGTTATTTTTGTAGGTGATGCGTATATGGCTCCTTATGAATTGTTTCACAAGTCTCAATATTTTCAAGACTATTTTGAATTTGGAAAGAAAGGAAACCAAAAAACGAATATGTCCGGCTTGGAGAGATTGATTCAACTGAAAAAATATTTTGAGAAAAGTATTTGGTTAAACCCTGAAAATACAAACTATTGGAATGCTCCCACGGTGAGCGCAATTCATAATGAAGTTCCGATGTTTTTCTTGAGTTTAGACGGAATCGAAAAAGGAATTAAAAAATTACTCTAA
- a CDS encoding peptidoglycan DD-metalloendopeptidase family protein: MFFSINPIERIVKILFLILIHFSALYSFSVIPLGNLEYSNKLLQKLREDVRYNLKASKSSPSDSNLTELKFYKYKVEHKDNFFIIMARTGMDLDTLSSVNSLSNPKDLYTGMTLLIPNMRGVYDRSGLDESLKSRKTLSEKYSIPKNILIFDKDRNEWFIPGRGLEKTEKSFFYGLAFMKPLDDGVQSSPYGFRKDPFTNKKTFHGGIDIAAEKGTDVYASADGEIIISNKQNGYGNLVIIKHALGFETRYGHLSKFFVKKGQKVKRGDKIGEVGNTGRATGNHLHFEVRRFSKNQKPNFRIHNSS, from the coding sequence TTGTTTTTTTCGATTAATCCGATAGAAAGAATAGTGAAAATTCTATTTCTTATTCTAATACATTTTTCTGCGTTGTATTCTTTTTCAGTTATTCCATTGGGGAATTTAGAATATTCTAATAAACTATTGCAAAAGTTGAGAGAAGATGTTCGCTATAATTTGAAAGCCTCAAAATCTAGCCCGAGTGATTCTAATTTAACAGAACTAAAATTTTATAAATATAAGGTTGAACATAAAGACAATTTTTTCATTATCATGGCGCGAACAGGAATGGATTTGGATACTCTTTCCTCGGTAAATTCACTTTCTAATCCAAAAGATTTATATACAGGCATGACTCTTCTGATTCCGAATATGCGAGGGGTTTACGATAGATCCGGTTTAGATGAATCCTTAAAAAGTAGGAAAACCTTATCAGAAAAATATTCAATTCCCAAAAATATTTTAATTTTTGATAAAGATAGGAATGAATGGTTTATTCCCGGGCGTGGTTTAGAAAAAACAGAAAAGTCATTTTTTTATGGATTGGCTTTTATGAAGCCATTGGATGATGGAGTGCAGTCTTCTCCTTATGGTTTTAGAAAAGATCCGTTTACAAATAAAAAAACCTTTCATGGTGGAATTGATATAGCAGCAGAAAAAGGAACCGACGTGTATGCGTCTGCCGATGGTGAAATTATAATTTCCAATAAACAAAACGGTTATGGAAATTTAGTGATCATAAAACACGCTTTAGGTTTTGAAACGAGATATGGTCATTTGAGTAAATTTTTTGTTAAGAAGGGGCAGAAAGTTAAGAGGGGGGATAAGATAGGCGAAGTGGGAAATACCGGAAGAGCTACAGGAAATCATCTACATTTTGAAGTAAGAAGATTTAGCAAAAATCAAAAACCAAATTTTAGAATTCATAACAGTTCATAA
- a CDS encoding PilZ domain-containing protein has translation MDDNRLFKRFKKNNLIKLCVSDKEFFGNLEDISMMGCSIKTENKLQIGEDIVLESYFFSEKLPCEVLRLNQDGEENKYGLRFNNLSENIVKEIYDLITVNENS, from the coding sequence ATGGACGACAATCGTTTATTCAAGAGATTTAAAAAGAATAATTTAATAAAATTGTGTGTATCCGATAAAGAATTTTTTGGGAATCTGGAAGATATTAGCATGATGGGGTGCTCTATAAAAACTGAAAATAAATTACAAATCGGAGAAGATATTGTTTTAGAATCTTATTTTTTTTCTGAAAAACTACCTTGTGAGGTTTTGAGATTGAATCAAGATGGAGAAGAAAATAAGTACGGTCTTAGATTTAATAATCTTTCAGAAAATATTGTAAAAGAAATTTATGATCTTATAACTGTAAATGAAAATAGTTAG
- a CDS encoding CPBP family intramembrane metalloprotease: protein MSILTITLQTRLPDNILEMDKSERETSQKEIVEKFQKEAEKNPEKISSEYFELALGEKPGLLFWNSLLWAISFLPITYYILKKTGAKLNLLSDDLNFGSISTGVMAGFSVFFLVSSISLILLIIGYKPKGNFFQTALFKNLKDNTYLLAWSIYSIGIITGIIEEWFFRGFLLTHFIGISATRIGLAITSAIFGAVHYSPEASPVIPIILSFVGFCFGYFYIRTRNIWVSISAHATYNSLGLLLAFFLGEKVV from the coding sequence TTGAGTATTTTAACCATTACACTCCAAACAAGACTTCCTGATAATATTCTCGAAATGGATAAATCGGAAAGAGAAACATCTCAAAAGGAAATTGTAGAAAAATTTCAAAAAGAAGCTGAAAAGAATCCCGAAAAAATTTCTTCCGAATATTTTGAACTTGCGTTAGGCGAAAAGCCCGGCTTACTATTTTGGAATAGTCTTCTTTGGGCAATTTCTTTCCTACCAATTACTTACTATATTTTAAAAAAAACCGGAGCAAAATTAAATCTACTTTCTGACGATCTTAACTTTGGTTCTATCAGTACCGGAGTTATGGCAGGGTTTTCTGTATTTTTCTTAGTCAGTTCTATTTCTCTTATACTCCTAATTATTGGATACAAACCCAAAGGAAATTTTTTTCAGACTGCATTATTTAAAAATCTTAAAGATAACACCTATCTGCTTGCATGGTCAATTTATAGCATAGGTATCATTACCGGAATAATCGAAGAATGGTTTTTTAGAGGATTTTTGCTTACTCACTTTATTGGTATTTCTGCAACAAGAATCGGTCTAGCAATTACTTCAGCCATTTTTGGAGCTGTGCATTATTCTCCTGAAGCGTCACCCGTCATTCCAATCATATTAAGTTTTGTAGGATTTTGCTTTGGATATTTTTATATCAGAACCAGAAATATTTGGGTTTCAATTTCTGCACATGCAACATATAATTCACTCGGACTGCTATTGGCATTTTTTCTTGGAGAAAAAGTGGTATGA
- a CDS encoding radical SAM protein, protein MKFSHIYIETKAIDYPIAKSILEKIKETPLIQIKNYKDVFNRSKQDFTLQKKFPKLILAKKESQFLYEGSKLTPDFGNKNFFYNSLVFNCIYNCDYCYLQGMYPSAYIVIFVNIEDFFSSIEDKLNSSSIYLSASYDTDLLAFEKIYPFVSQWIEFARKTSGLLVEIRTKSSNFKEIQNISPTENIILAWTLSPKSIIQSYENKTPTLNQRLNSALAAINAGWKVRLCFDPVLIIPNYEFIYKEFFKQVFSVIPENKILDISTGVFRINSDYHKKIQKFRMDSDILFYNFEEFEGIISYPEKTISNTKDFLYQELKKYSDKKIDFTNPF, encoded by the coding sequence ATGAAATTTTCACATATCTATATTGAAACTAAAGCAATTGATTATCCGATTGCAAAATCTATACTAGAAAAAATAAAAGAAACTCCTCTCATTCAAATTAAAAACTACAAAGATGTATTCAATCGCTCAAAGCAAGATTTTACATTACAAAAAAAATTCCCAAAGCTAATCCTTGCAAAAAAGGAGAGCCAATTTCTTTATGAAGGCTCCAAACTCACCCCTGATTTTGGAAACAAAAATTTTTTCTACAATTCTTTAGTGTTTAACTGCATCTATAATTGTGACTATTGCTATTTACAAGGGATGTATCCTTCTGCCTATATAGTTATTTTTGTAAATATTGAAGATTTTTTTTCTTCTATCGAAGATAAACTAAACAGCTCAAGTATCTATTTGAGTGCATCTTATGACACCGATCTTCTTGCATTTGAAAAAATTTATCCTTTTGTATCGCAATGGATTGAGTTTGCCCGAAAAACTTCCGGTCTTCTTGTCGAAATTAGAACAAAAAGTTCCAATTTCAAAGAAATTCAAAATATTTCACCTACAGAAAATATTATTTTAGCATGGACACTTTCACCAAAATCCATTATTCAATCTTATGAAAACAAAACTCCAACCTTAAATCAAAGATTAAATAGTGCGTTAGCCGCAATCAATGCCGGGTGGAAGGTTCGGCTCTGTTTTGATCCGGTTCTTATAATTCCTAACTATGAGTTCATCTATAAAGAATTTTTTAAGCAAGTTTTTTCGGTCATTCCTGAAAATAAAATTTTAGATATTTCCACAGGTGTATTTAGAATTAATTCTGACTACCACAAAAAAATTCAAAAGTTTCGTATGGACTCTGATATTTTATTTTATAATTTTGAAGAATTTGAAGGAATCATTTCTTATCCTGAAAAAACAATCTCGAATACAAAAGATTTTCTATACCAAGAGTTAAAAAAGTACTCGGATAAAAAAATAGATTTCACTAATCCTTTTTAG
- a CDS encoding STAS domain-containing protein, producing MDIKLRKAGNVSIIDLSGSLDIYTSTDFKSFIEKNINSENNRVIINIEKMTYIDSSGIGMLIKELNFVQTLNGDFKIANMKTPIEKVFKVAGLTSYFQIISEEEYKQISG from the coding sequence ATGGATATTAAATTAAGAAAAGCCGGAAATGTTTCAATTATTGACCTGAGCGGAAGTCTCGATATTTATACTTCAACTGATTTTAAATCGTTTATTGAAAAGAATATAAATTCTGAGAACAATAGAGTGATTATAAACATTGAGAAAATGACTTATATTGATTCTTCCGGGATTGGAATGTTGATTAAGGAATTGAATTTTGTTCAGACTTTAAATGGGGATTTTAAAATTGCTAATATGAAAACGCCTATTGAAAAAGTTTTTAAAGTAGCTGGGTTGACATCGTATTTTCAGATTATTAGCGAAGAAGAATATAAGCAAATCAGTGGCTGA
- the galK gene encoding galactokinase — MLLDKQGLENLLIQKFGDSTHPIRFFQAPARINIIGEHVDYLGGLVLPAAISFFTNVAIRKRDDSFINLYSVQFSETVNINSLETNKFFPWVNYIIGVVIEIKKLANQEIGFELIIDGNIPQGAGLSSSASLEVAVGRSISEIFHLNLSKEDIAVIGQKAENNFVGMKCGIMDQFIISVGKKNNCILLNTITLEFTYHNFYLQGYEWTLIHSGVKHSLKDSEYNTRRKECESALNKIQKKFPQMQNLYNSDIFTEYDNLGLTKEELNRVRHVLGEKKRTKEILKHFKEKNPELVGQVLYETHKSLSELFEVSCIETNHIVAFLKNSKITGARMIGGGFGGCILVLCKLGELEKIRNSLISDYQNTFGIELHFLNFEICDGVKEF; from the coding sequence ATGTTACTTGATAAACAAGGATTAGAAAATTTACTTATTCAAAAGTTTGGAGATTCAACTCACCCTATTCGATTCTTTCAAGCACCTGCAAGAATCAACATCATTGGTGAGCATGTAGATTATCTTGGAGGTTTGGTTTTACCTGCAGCTATTAGTTTTTTTACGAATGTAGCAATACGAAAAAGAGACGATTCATTTATAAATTTATATTCAGTTCAATTTTCTGAAACAGTAAACATAAACTCATTGGAAACTAATAAATTTTTTCCTTGGGTAAATTATATCATAGGCGTGGTCATAGAAATTAAAAAACTTGCTAATCAAGAAATAGGCTTTGAGCTAATCATTGACGGAAATATTCCACAAGGTGCAGGTCTATCTTCTTCGGCATCACTTGAAGTAGCAGTCGGGAGATCTATTTCTGAAATTTTTCATCTCAATTTATCAAAAGAAGACATTGCAGTTATTGGTCAAAAAGCAGAAAATAATTTTGTAGGCATGAAATGCGGTATAATGGATCAATTTATTATTTCGGTAGGAAAAAAAAATAACTGCATACTTTTAAATACAATCACGCTCGAATTTACCTATCACAACTTTTATTTGCAAGGATACGAATGGACTCTTATCCACTCCGGTGTAAAACATTCTCTCAAAGACAGCGAATACAATACAAGACGAAAAGAATGTGAATCTGCATTGAACAAAATTCAAAAAAAATTTCCCCAGATGCAAAATTTATACAATTCAGACATTTTTACGGAGTACGATAATCTTGGCTTAACAAAGGAAGAGCTAAATAGAGTGCGTCATGTTTTGGGCGAAAAAAAAAGAACTAAAGAAATATTAAAGCATTTTAAAGAAAAAAATCCTGAACTCGTAGGGCAAGTTTTGTATGAAACTCACAAATCTCTTTCAGAATTGTTTGAAGTTTCCTGCATAGAAACAAACCACATTGTTGCTTTCTTAAAAAACTCAAAGATAACCGGAGCAAGGATGATAGGAGGAGGTTTCGGCGGGTGCATTCTTGTTCTTTGCAAATTGGGAGAACTTGAGAAAATCCGAAATAGTCTAATTTCTGATTATCAAAATACTTTTGGTATAGAATTGCACTTTCTGAATTTTGAAATTTGTGACGGCGTAAAAGAATTTTAG
- a CDS encoding DNA polymerase III subunit delta, whose amino-acid sequence MSELEKKQTIEYQDLYDLFFKTSDKLPSKFLYVSEDSFEFDLLVDYYKSIMKKQGAAFEVVVYVSETGDLEKFISELFSMNMFSQNRLCVIKSGSDFLKPLLSSNKEKYYEELKAGLSKITDETILLVHYDSKEIPLKLKKLFSDGAGYIKSRNYFPNEARNSLERILKHEKISMDIDAIDEFIYKTPPSFGTYLRSIKKLKSYFGKKHFSLLEVKELLSATTDYNPDQLVEFLFSNSRFEFFKEFSKIRPDSTDTDKLYLRLLNRLLEKNNEIRKAKILLKKFRSKDDENEFYKLMGMESYSPARKKFVRSKLIRETEIFSDKAISYLYESLIEMNFQFKASSIKDKQNFYFIQKMEKLFLILSANN is encoded by the coding sequence ATGAGCGAATTAGAAAAAAAACAAACTATTGAATATCAGGATTTATACGATTTATTTTTTAAAACTTCTGATAAATTGCCTTCTAAATTTCTATATGTCTCAGAAGATTCTTTTGAATTTGACCTTTTAGTGGATTATTATAAATCCATAATGAAAAAACAAGGTGCAGCTTTTGAAGTTGTAGTCTATGTTTCAGAAACCGGAGACCTTGAAAAATTTATTTCTGAATTGTTTAGCATGAATATGTTTTCGCAAAATAGGTTATGTGTTATAAAATCAGGAAGCGATTTTTTAAAACCCTTGCTGTCTTCAAATAAAGAAAAATACTACGAAGAGTTAAAAGCCGGTTTGTCAAAAATCACTGATGAAACTATTTTACTTGTTCACTACGACTCCAAAGAAATTCCTTTGAAGTTGAAAAAACTTTTTTCTGATGGCGCAGGTTATATCAAGAGTAGAAATTATTTTCCAAATGAAGCAAGAAATTCTTTGGAAAGAATTCTGAAACACGAAAAAATTTCCATGGATATAGATGCAATAGATGAATTTATTTATAAGACTCCACCTTCTTTCGGAACTTATCTTCGCAGCATAAAAAAACTAAAGTCATACTTTGGAAAAAAACATTTTTCATTATTAGAAGTAAAAGAATTATTATCTGCAACTACAGATTACAATCCGGATCAATTAGTAGAGTTTTTATTTTCCAATAGTAGATTTGAATTTTTTAAAGAATTTTCAAAAATTCGACCGGACTCTACAGATACAGATAAATTGTATCTGAGACTACTAAACCGATTGCTGGAGAAAAATAATGAAATCAGAAAGGCAAAAATCTTGTTAAAAAAATTTCGTAGTAAAGACGATGAAAACGAATTCTATAAATTGATGGGAATGGAGTCTTATTCTCCTGCCAGAAAAAAATTCGTTCGATCCAAACTCATCCGAGAAACTGAAATTTTTAGCGATAAAGCAATTTCCTATTTATACGAATCCTTAATAGAAATGAACTTTCAATTTAAAGCAAGTTCAATTAAAGATAAGCAAAATTTTTATTTCATCCAGAAGATGGAAAAATTATTTTTAATATTGTCTGCAAATAATTAA